One Streptomyces sp. NBC_00102 DNA segment encodes these proteins:
- a CDS encoding LuxR family transcriptional regulator yields the protein MELIERHEQIAVLEDLAEQCITGQGQVALLCGAPATGRTALLQSFARSQLERGALVLSASCAPAEEGLFLGVVSQLLYATPLPDPHGTEIGRLLEGAAAQGGTADADRQRLYHALCLRLRAVAADRPLLITVDDIGHADPASLDFLQQLVRRSSADRIMVTVTDNGERPDVTAPLLAELQRQQHMRHIQVAPLSRRGAYELVARRFGPESAEPLAAELHAASGGNPLLLSALIDDRAAQTQDNSRYELAVLGLLQDRDPVVLEVARGIAVLDDEETGLDTARLLDLNPQAVDCALRKLTSAGLLLNRRFRQESARAAVLERIPEKVRATLHRRAAELLIESGSAPTAVAFHLLSAGTAPPVWGMPCLLEAAEQELYSLRLVRGAQYLELALAGPTEPGAAASIRARLTHTEWMINPVSAGRHLPALTNALRAGHLSLREGLNLIRHLLWHGRTQEAGRLLSLVRDGAANSPAVADELRDLEGWLAFTHPPLARRGYLPPVRPDDGRTVTPLADPWLQAAAVMAGQLSRGQTEEAVVRAKETLRDLHLGRHTCWVDEAALLAFRTLLVADRTHTAQEWCERLLDREAGGRTLPWRALMLFVRAEVAMARGDLAGAARHAEESLTELNVRAWGVAAGLPLGTLILANARLGRFEEAGALLAHQVPDTMFQTSHGVHYLYARGQLHLATRHYHAALADFLSCGDLVRGWGLDPAGLVQWRTGAAEAWLGLGNTEQMRQQVGNQLTWQGSGSARGRALALRLTASAGPVGRRPQLLLESLELLEKCGDRFEQARTLAKLSSAYHLLDENRRARMVFRRSMHLAQSCNAESLTRELLSVSSELGEAPAASGDAEKLAVLTGSERRVAALAAMGYTNREIATKLYITASTVEQHLTRVYRKLEITHRKELPSDLNWLRDKTG from the coding sequence GTGGAACTGATAGAGCGTCACGAACAAATAGCCGTACTGGAGGATCTGGCCGAACAGTGCATCACCGGACAAGGACAGGTGGCCCTGCTCTGCGGAGCTCCCGCCACCGGGCGCACCGCCCTGCTCCAGTCCTTCGCCCGTAGTCAGCTGGAGCGCGGCGCCCTGGTCCTGAGCGCCTCCTGCGCCCCCGCCGAGGAAGGGCTCTTCCTCGGTGTGGTCAGCCAGTTGCTGTACGCCACGCCGCTGCCCGACCCGCACGGAACCGAGATAGGCAGGCTGCTGGAGGGAGCGGCGGCGCAGGGCGGGACCGCCGACGCCGACCGCCAGCGGCTCTACCACGCACTGTGCCTGCGACTGCGGGCCGTCGCGGCCGACCGGCCGCTGCTGATCACGGTCGACGACATCGGCCACGCCGACCCGGCGTCGCTCGACTTCCTCCAGCAACTGGTGCGGCGCAGCAGCGCCGACCGGATCATGGTGACCGTCACCGACAACGGCGAGCGTCCGGACGTCACCGCCCCGCTGCTCGCGGAGTTGCAACGCCAGCAGCACATGCGCCACATCCAGGTCGCTCCGCTCAGCCGGCGGGGCGCGTACGAGCTGGTGGCGCGCCGGTTCGGCCCGGAGAGCGCGGAGCCGCTGGCGGCCGAACTGCACGCGGCCAGCGGGGGCAACCCGCTGCTGCTGTCCGCGTTGATCGACGACCGGGCGGCCCAGACGCAGGACAACAGCCGCTACGAACTCGCCGTGCTGGGGCTGCTCCAGGACCGGGACCCGGTGGTGCTGGAAGTCGCGCGAGGCATCGCCGTACTGGACGACGAGGAGACCGGTCTCGACACGGCACGGCTCCTCGACCTCAACCCGCAGGCCGTGGACTGCGCCCTGCGCAAGCTCACGTCGGCGGGGCTGCTGCTGAACCGCCGGTTCCGGCAGGAGTCGGCGCGGGCCGCGGTGCTGGAGCGCATCCCGGAGAAGGTCCGCGCCACTCTCCACCGGCGGGCCGCGGAACTGCTCATCGAGAGCGGCAGCGCGCCGACGGCCGTGGCGTTCCACCTGCTGAGCGCGGGTACCGCCCCGCCGGTGTGGGGCATGCCGTGTCTGCTGGAGGCGGCGGAACAGGAGCTGTACTCCCTGCGTCTGGTGCGGGGCGCGCAGTACCTGGAACTGGCTCTGGCGGGACCCACCGAACCGGGGGCCGCGGCGTCGATCAGGGCCCGGCTCACCCACACGGAGTGGATGATCAACCCGGTCAGCGCCGGGCGTCATCTGCCGGCCCTCACCAACGCGCTGCGCGCCGGGCACCTGAGTCTGCGGGAGGGGCTCAACCTGATCCGGCACCTGCTCTGGCACGGCCGGACGCAGGAGGCGGGCCGGCTGCTGAGCCTCGTACGGGACGGGGCGGCGAACTCGCCGGCGGTCGCCGACGAACTGCGCGACCTCGAAGGGTGGCTGGCCTTCACCCACCCGCCGCTGGCCCGCCGCGGCTATCTGCCGCCGGTTCGCCCGGATGACGGACGGACCGTCACCCCGCTGGCCGATCCGTGGCTCCAGGCCGCGGCGGTGATGGCGGGGCAGCTCTCCCGGGGGCAGACCGAGGAGGCGGTGGTGCGGGCGAAGGAGACCCTGCGGGACCTGCACCTGGGCCGGCACACCTGCTGGGTCGACGAGGCCGCCCTGCTGGCCTTCCGGACGCTGCTGGTGGCGGACCGGACGCACACGGCCCAGGAGTGGTGCGAACGGCTGCTCGACCGGGAGGCCGGCGGGCGGACGCTCCCCTGGCGGGCGCTGATGCTCTTCGTGCGTGCCGAGGTGGCGATGGCCAGGGGTGACCTGGCGGGGGCCGCTCGGCACGCGGAGGAGTCGCTGACCGAACTCAACGTACGCGCCTGGGGTGTGGCGGCCGGGCTGCCGCTGGGCACCCTCATCCTGGCGAACGCCAGGCTCGGGCGCTTCGAGGAGGCGGGGGCGCTGCTGGCCCACCAGGTGCCGGACACCATGTTCCAGACGTCGCACGGGGTGCATTACCTCTACGCGCGCGGCCAGTTGCACCTGGCGACCCGGCACTACCACGCCGCGCTGGCGGACTTCCTGTCCTGCGGGGACCTGGTACGCGGCTGGGGGCTCGACCCCGCCGGTCTGGTGCAATGGCGCACCGGGGCCGCGGAGGCCTGGCTCGGCCTCGGCAACACGGAGCAGATGCGGCAACAGGTCGGCAACCAGCTGACCTGGCAGGGCAGCGGGAGTGCGCGGGGCCGGGCTCTGGCGCTGCGGCTGACGGCGTCGGCCGGCCCGGTGGGACGGCGGCCCCAGCTGCTGCTGGAGTCCCTGGAACTGCTGGAGAAGTGCGGCGACCGGTTCGAGCAGGCGCGGACGCTGGCCAAGCTGAGCAGCGCGTACCACCTGCTCGACGAGAACCGCAGGGCTCGCATGGTGTTCCGCCGTTCGATGCACCTGGCGCAGAGCTGCAACGCCGAGTCGCTCACCCGGGAACTCCTCTCGGTGAGCAGCGAGCTGGGAGAGGCACCGGCCGCTTCGGGCGACGCGGAGAAACTGGCGGTGCTCACCGGCAGCGAGCGCCGGGTCGCGGCGCTCGCCGCCATGGGGTACACCAACCGGGAGATCGCCACGAAGCTCTACATCACGGCGAGCACGGTCGAGCAGCATCTGACACGTGTCTACCGGAAACTGGAGATCACGCACCGCAAGGAGCTGCCGAGCGATCTCAACTGGCTGCGCGACAAGACCGGCTGA
- a CDS encoding BTAD domain-containing putative transcriptional regulator produces the protein MRFNLLGPLEVLDDHGPLALGGIRQRATLGFLLLHANRTVATSRLLTAVWGEESPATARKVLQNAVAALRRTLAAGVSQHDVRLETSAPGYVLRVPAGCVDWHRHQALVDLGRAELSAGERESGVARLREALGLWRGPVLADLAESGVRWPELSVIRSARLDVLEERVEAELGAGLHQQIVGELAAETGADPTRERLCGQLMLALYRCGRHADALTVYRRTRQRLVEDLGLDPGYELQQLEQAILNHEEALLLPGARDGGAAPGTAVFTPADVRSGPAAVTGPGTVESAENKLVSVLMTRAQLDPQHESADDAECVADILGTVDSIVREEVARHGGFVHGAIGSVRMAVFGVPHTHEDDAQRAVRAALAIRERTAALASSDTRAVQLNTAAAVTTGQALIAPPGDDAQARLTGAVVDQCQQLLAFVPPATVRVCEITLQASGRAFTCFPAVDHLGGGHVTAARCTEIPRTHCTPFFGRTRELEVLHDLLSDVHTRGRGHLVTVFGEPGIGKSRLMEEFGESLLTCPEQARWVLGRVSALDEGEGHGTLRQLVRSLARIVPGDSSPAALEKLAATVDQLDVDRTTAEWLLAQLTRAADPGVRVLPAAYAGQVMSALRHALEEEAAHRPLVVIVEDLHRAGKPLLNLVEQLVSPGTAPMLVIATARPELQFRLPHWGGGKPSSSAITLERLDDASMDGMLEALLRVPRTSAVTGGQHRIPTVGRTELRECVGGNPRFAEEYARLLRSGIPLLWDRVAPGLGVWRRTAGAASPVLPVPQQVHSVIAARLDDLPADEKAVLHDMAVFGSGATAEVIAAMGQRGTDQANQCLARLERRELVHRLRHGRTGPMANEYCFPHPLIQAVAYSQIPLSSRVARHHRAAAWLMERGLTHPGPLPIPPLPPTLPVDSVPLDGNGKPTLR, from the coding sequence GTGCGCTTCAATTTGTTGGGTCCGCTGGAGGTGCTGGACGACCACGGCCCGCTGGCCCTCGGGGGCATCCGCCAACGGGCCACCCTGGGGTTCCTGCTGCTGCACGCCAACAGGACCGTGGCGACGAGCCGGCTACTGACCGCGGTGTGGGGCGAGGAGTCGCCTGCCACGGCCCGCAAGGTGCTGCAGAACGCCGTGGCGGCCCTGCGCCGGACTCTGGCCGCCGGGGTGAGCCAACACGACGTCAGGTTGGAGACCAGCGCTCCGGGCTATGTCCTGCGCGTGCCGGCCGGCTGCGTCGACTGGCACCGGCATCAGGCGCTGGTGGATCTGGGAAGAGCCGAACTCTCGGCGGGCGAGCGGGAGTCGGGGGTAGCCAGGCTGCGCGAGGCGCTCGGCCTGTGGCGCGGCCCCGTGCTGGCCGACCTGGCCGAGTCGGGGGTGCGGTGGCCCGAGCTCTCGGTGATCCGCAGCGCCCGGCTCGACGTGCTGGAGGAGCGTGTCGAGGCCGAATTGGGCGCGGGACTGCACCAGCAGATCGTCGGGGAGCTGGCCGCCGAGACGGGGGCGGACCCCACCAGGGAGAGGCTGTGCGGCCAGCTGATGCTGGCGCTGTACCGCTGCGGGCGGCACGCGGACGCGCTGACGGTCTACCGCCGCACCCGCCAGCGGCTGGTGGAGGACCTGGGCCTCGATCCGGGTTACGAGCTCCAGCAGTTGGAGCAGGCGATCCTCAATCACGAGGAGGCTCTGCTGCTGCCGGGTGCGCGGGACGGCGGGGCGGCCCCGGGAACGGCGGTGTTCACCCCTGCGGACGTCCGGTCCGGGCCGGCGGCGGTCACCGGGCCGGGTACCGTCGAGTCCGCCGAGAACAAACTCGTGAGCGTCCTCATGACGCGGGCCCAGCTCGACCCCCAGCACGAGTCGGCGGACGACGCCGAGTGCGTCGCGGACATTCTGGGCACCGTGGACTCCATCGTGCGCGAGGAGGTCGCGCGCCACGGCGGATTCGTGCACGGTGCCATCGGTTCGGTGCGGATGGCGGTCTTCGGCGTGCCGCACACCCATGAGGACGACGCGCAGCGCGCCGTCCGCGCCGCGCTGGCGATCCGGGAGCGCACGGCCGCGCTGGCGTCCTCCGACACCCGCGCGGTGCAGCTCAACACGGCGGCGGCCGTCACCACGGGCCAGGCCCTGATCGCGCCGCCCGGCGACGACGCGCAGGCCCGGCTGACCGGCGCCGTCGTGGACCAGTGCCAGCAGTTGCTGGCCTTCGTCCCCCCGGCCACCGTGCGGGTCTGCGAGATCACCCTCCAGGCGAGCGGTCGCGCCTTCACCTGCTTCCCCGCGGTGGACCATCTCGGCGGCGGGCACGTGACCGCTGCCCGGTGCACGGAGATCCCCCGGACGCACTGCACCCCCTTCTTCGGACGGACCCGGGAGCTGGAGGTGCTGCACGACCTCCTGTCGGACGTGCACACGCGTGGGCGCGGCCATCTGGTGACCGTGTTCGGCGAACCCGGCATCGGCAAGAGCCGTCTGATGGAGGAGTTCGGAGAGAGTCTCCTCACCTGTCCGGAGCAGGCCCGTTGGGTGCTCGGCCGGGTCTCCGCGCTCGACGAGGGCGAGGGGCACGGGACGCTCCGGCAGCTCGTCAGGTCCCTCGCCCGGATCGTTCCGGGCGACTCCTCGCCGGCGGCGCTGGAGAAACTGGCCGCGACCGTCGACCAGCTGGACGTGGACCGGACGACGGCGGAGTGGCTGCTGGCCCAGTTGACGAGGGCCGCCGATCCGGGGGTGCGCGTGTTGCCCGCCGCGTACGCGGGCCAGGTCATGTCCGCCCTGCGGCACGCCCTGGAGGAGGAGGCGGCGCACCGCCCGCTGGTGGTGATCGTCGAGGACCTGCACCGGGCGGGGAAGCCGCTGCTGAACCTCGTCGAGCAGTTGGTCAGCCCGGGTACCGCTCCGATGCTGGTGATCGCGACGGCCCGGCCCGAACTCCAGTTCCGGCTGCCGCACTGGGGCGGGGGAAAGCCCAGTTCCTCCGCCATCACCCTGGAGCGGCTCGACGACGCCTCCATGGACGGGATGCTCGAAGCGCTGCTCCGGGTGCCGCGCACGTCCGCGGTGACCGGCGGCCAGCACCGGATACCCACCGTCGGCCGGACGGAGCTGCGGGAGTGCGTCGGCGGCAACCCCCGCTTCGCCGAGGAGTACGCGCGGCTGCTTCGCTCGGGGATACCGCTGCTCTGGGACCGCGTCGCGCCCGGTCTCGGCGTCTGGCGCCGCACCGCCGGGGCGGCAAGCCCGGTCCTGCCGGTCCCGCAGCAGGTGCACAGTGTCATCGCCGCACGGCTGGACGACCTGCCCGCCGACGAGAAGGCCGTCCTGCACGACATGGCCGTTTTCGGCAGCGGAGCGACGGCCGAGGTGATCGCCGCGATGGGACAGCGAGGGACGGATCAGGCCAACCAGTGCCTGGCGCGATTGGAGCGTCGCGAACTGGTACATCGGCTGCGGCACGGACGGACGGGCCCGATGGCGAACGAGTACTGCTTCCCCCATCCACTGATCCAGGCGGTGGCGTACTCCCAGATACCCCTCTCGTCCCGGGTGGCACGCCATCACCGGGCCGCCGCCTGGCTGATGGAACGAGGACTCACCCACCCCGGACCGCTGCCGATCCCCCCGCTCCCGCCGACGCTCCCGGTCGACTCCGTCCCGCTCGACGGCAACGGGAAGCCCACCCTCCGGTAA
- a CDS encoding ROK family protein: MSTYLGIDVGGTKVAMRLEGAGSAPAESSFRWPPAGDPDRDLSALGDHLRGFLAARPGPVLAAGVAVPATLGPAGQVVAWPNRPSWTGLELGGRLGEMLPGTTVVCQDDGDLAALAEAAEGGYRDLLYLGVGTGIGGGVVLDGRPQPRPGRGSAEVGHVVVDRSGPRCDCGRRGCVQALASGPAMLRAASELRGAPVDSGELSRGIERGEPWAVEARDRACAALATAVVSLAEVLRPEAVLIGGGAAALPGLVTGVAAMAAGMSRPGHPAPPVGPAALGALSSLRGALLLAAGV; encoded by the coding sequence GTGTCAACCTACTTGGGTATCGACGTCGGCGGAACCAAGGTCGCGATGCGCCTGGAGGGCGCGGGGTCGGCTCCGGCCGAGAGTTCCTTCCGGTGGCCCCCGGCCGGAGACCCGGACCGGGATCTGTCCGCACTCGGCGACCACCTGCGGGGGTTCCTCGCCGCCCGGCCGGGGCCCGTCCTCGCCGCCGGGGTGGCCGTGCCCGCCACGCTCGGGCCGGCCGGGCAGGTCGTCGCCTGGCCCAACCGGCCGTCCTGGACCGGCCTCGAACTGGGCGGCCGCCTGGGCGAGATGCTCCCCGGGACCACGGTGGTCTGCCAGGACGACGGCGATCTGGCGGCGCTCGCCGAGGCCGCCGAGGGCGGATACCGCGATCTGCTCTACCTCGGTGTGGGCACCGGGATCGGCGGCGGTGTCGTCCTCGACGGCCGCCCGCAGCCGCGTCCGGGCCGCGGTTCGGCCGAGGTGGGACACGTCGTCGTCGACCGCTCCGGCCCGCGCTGCGACTGCGGACGCCGCGGCTGCGTCCAGGCCCTGGCCTCGGGTCCCGCGATGCTGCGGGCCGCCTCGGAGTTGCGGGGCGCCCCGGTGGACTCCGGCGAACTGAGCCGGGGCATCGAACGCGGGGAGCCCTGGGCCGTCGAGGCGAGGGACCGGGCCTGTGCCGCGCTGGCCACGGCCGTCGTCTCGCTCGCCGAGGTGCTGCGCCCCGAGGCCGTACTGATCGGTGGCGGCGCCGCCGCGCTGCCCGGCCTGGTGACCGGCGTCGCGGCCATGGCCGCCGGGATGTCCCGGCCGGGCCACCCCGCCCCGCCGGTCGGACCGGCCGCGCTGGGCGCCCTCTCGTCCCTGCGCGGAGCCCTGCTGCTGGCGGCCGGAGTCTGA
- a CDS encoding type II 3-dehydroquinate dehydratase codes for MSEVLLLNGPNLGILGRRQPEIYGTDTLEDIEKAVSEEIAVRGWRLTAVQSESEADLIHALQGAYGTVGAIVNPGALMIAGWSLRDALADYPRPWIEVHLSNVWARESFRHESVISPLADGVIAGLGADGYRLAARALARRAGD; via the coding sequence ATGTCTGAGGTACTGCTGCTGAACGGCCCCAATCTCGGCATCCTGGGCCGCCGCCAACCGGAGATCTACGGAACGGACACGCTGGAGGACATCGAGAAGGCGGTGTCCGAGGAGATAGCGGTCCGGGGGTGGCGGCTGACGGCCGTGCAGAGCGAGAGCGAGGCGGATCTGATCCACGCGCTCCAGGGCGCCTACGGCACCGTCGGGGCGATCGTCAATCCGGGCGCTCTGATGATCGCCGGGTGGAGTCTGCGGGACGCGCTCGCCGACTACCCGCGCCCCTGGATCGAAGTGCATCTGTCCAACGTCTGGGCCCGGGAGAGCTTCCGGCACGAGTCGGTGATCTCGCCGCTGGCCGACGGGGTCATCGCGGGGCTCGGCGCGGACGGGTACCGGCTGGCCGCACGGGCGCTGGCCCGCCGCGCGGGGGACTGA
- a CDS encoding 3-dehydroquinate synthase gives MTTQKQSWRIDVPLGERSYQVVIGSGVRHTLADVLAGMGARRVVVVSARPAEWVPDPGVPYVVEPARDGETDKTLASVERLCRRFAEFGLTRSDAVVAVGGGTTTDTAGLAAALYHRGTPVVHLPTTLLAQVDASVGGKTAVNLPEGKNLVGTYWQPAAVLCDTDYLSTLPHRELIGGYGEIARCHFIGAGDLRGLDRGEQIAASVRLKASVVSRDERDSGLRHTLNYGHTLGHALERATGFTMSHGEGVAVGTVFAGRLAGALGRIGAARVAEHTEVVRHYGLPTALPAGLAPQELITLMRRDKKAERGLTFVLDSGTGVGLVPDVPEEVVARTLARMPRQDTAGFTHEGDTHV, from the coding sequence ATGACGACGCAGAAGCAGAGCTGGCGGATCGACGTGCCGCTGGGGGAACGCTCGTACCAGGTGGTGATCGGGTCGGGGGTGCGGCACACGCTCGCCGACGTGCTCGCCGGGATGGGTGCCCGCAGGGTGGTGGTGGTGTCCGCGCGGCCGGCGGAGTGGGTCCCCGATCCGGGGGTGCCGTACGTGGTCGAGCCGGCCAGGGACGGGGAGACGGACAAGACGCTCGCATCGGTCGAGCGGCTGTGCCGTCGCTTCGCCGAGTTCGGCCTGACCAGGTCCGACGCGGTGGTGGCGGTGGGCGGCGGCACCACCACCGACACCGCCGGCCTGGCCGCGGCGCTGTACCACCGGGGCACCCCGGTGGTACATCTGCCGACCACGCTGCTCGCACAGGTGGACGCGAGCGTGGGCGGCAAGACGGCGGTCAACCTGCCGGAGGGCAAGAACCTCGTCGGCACCTACTGGCAGCCCGCCGCGGTGCTGTGCGACACCGACTACCTCAGCACTCTGCCGCACCGTGAACTCATCGGCGGTTACGGGGAGATCGCGCGCTGCCACTTCATCGGCGCCGGCGATCTGCGGGGGCTGGACCGGGGCGAGCAGATCGCCGCCAGCGTGCGCCTCAAGGCTTCCGTGGTGTCACGGGACGAGCGTGACTCCGGGCTGCGGCACACGCTGAACTACGGACACACCCTGGGGCACGCCCTGGAGCGTGCCACCGGATTCACGATGTCGCACGGCGAGGGCGTCGCGGTGGGCACGGTGTTCGCCGGCCGGCTGGCGGGCGCGCTGGGCCGGATCGGCGCGGCCCGGGTGGCGGAGCACACCGAGGTCGTCCGGCACTACGGGCTGCCCACCGCGCTGCCCGCCGGGCTCGCCCCGCAGGAGTTGATCACGCTGATGCGCCGGGACAAGAAGGCGGAGCGGGGCCTCACCTTCGTCCTGGACTCGGGGACGGGCGTCGGTCTGGTGCCGGACGTCCCCGAAGAGGTCGTGGCACGGACGCTGGCCCGGATGCCCCGGCAGGACACCGCCGGCTTCACTCACGAGGGAGACACGCATGTCTGA